The sequence TCAAAACTAATATTTACTACCAACAAACCTAAGAATAATATCGGCCCGACTAAAGCAGTTGCTACTGCGGTTAAGATTGAGACAATAATCAAAATTCTGCGGCTTATTTTTTCATAATCGACTCCCAAGTTAACTGCTTGATCTTTACCAAGCAACATAACATCCAGTGAACGAATATAATCAGCAATAAATGGTAATGTCAGTAACATGATGGCAATTGCTACTATTAATATGTACTCATTAACATTATTGAAACTGGCAAACATCTTGTCCTGAACATGCAGATACTCATTTGGATCAATCAGCATTTGCATAAATGAGGCTGCACTACGAAAGAATGTCCCCAATACAATACCAACTAGCAGCAAGAAATAAATATTCTGATTATTTTGTTTAAACATAAATTTATAGAGCAGTAAGGAAAATCCGGTCATAATCAAAGTGGAAAGCAAGAAGTTGATATTATCACTAAGAAATGTCAATTGTGCTGAACCAAAAATAAAAATCAATAATGTTTGGAAAAACAAATACACTGAGTCCAATCCTAAAATACTTGGCGTCAATACCCGGTTGTTGGTTATTGTTTGAAAAAGCAATGATGCTAGCGCAATCGCGCTGCCGACAGCAAGAATCGCAATAAGTTTAGGCATCCGTTTGGCCAATAAGTAATCCCAATTACCGCTATTTAGACCCCAAACCAGATAGAGCGCGCAGAGCAAAACCGCAACGACTGCCAATAATGCTATTTTCTTATCAAGCTTCATTTGGTTTTCTCCTTACTAACAAAAATAAAAAGACTGCAGTCCCAATAACACCAACCATCATACCAATCGATATCTCATATGGAAAAATAATAACCCGACCAAGAATATCACAAGCCAGCAAGAAAATTGCTCCAAGCAACGCTGTCTCCCATAAACTATTGCGGATATTATCGCCACGGTATATCGAAACAATATTGGGAATAATTAATCCTAAAAACGGAATAACCCCAACTGTAATGACTACAACCGACGAGAGCAGAGCAACAATCACTAAGCCAATAACTATAATTTGATTATATTTAAGTCCCAGATTAGTAGCAAAATCCTCCCCCATACCAGCTAAAGTAAACCGATGTGCATACAGAAATGCCAGTATAACCAAAGGAATAGTGATAAAGAGTAATTCATAGTTACCTTTAATAACCATTGAGAAGTCACCTTGCAGCCAAGTATTAATACCTTGAATCAAATTAAACTGGTAAGCAAAGAAAGTTGTCACTGAATCAATAATGCCACCAAGCATAAGTCCAAGCAAAGGAATAAAGATGGCATTTTTAAATTTAATGTGGTTAAGCAACCCCAGGAACAACATCGTGCTGATGAGTGAAAATACAAAAACTACCAGCATTTTAGTTATGGAGTTGCTTGTCGGAAATAAAACTAAAGCAAACAATATTCCCAGTTTAGCTGCATCAAGTGTCGTCGCCGTTGTTGGTGAAACAAATTTATTTCGCGCCAACTGCTGCATAATCAAGCCGCTGATGCTCATAGCAAAGCCGGCAAAAATAATACTTGCCAGCCGGGGAATTCGTGATAGCCATAAAATATCAAGCACTTCGTTATTGCCATAGAATATATCTACCAACGAAACTGATCTTACCCCGATTGCAAGTGAAATGACTGATAAGACTACCAGGGTGGCAATCAGATATCTTTTCTTCATTCTTACACCTCTATAAAAATAAACCCGTTTTACGGGGTTATTTACTCCTGTTATATGCAGTAATTAGCTTTATCGCTTCAACGCATAAATCAGAATCATTACGATTTAGAGCATAACATATTCCTACTTCAGGAGTCAAACAATATAATAATTCTCACGTGTTATTGGAACAATTACAAAATTAAACCTGTTCAAATTCAACAAACATTATTGCATAAAAAATTGTCGATATGATATAATACATACAACTATGGGGTGATGAAACATGCAACATAAAGACGAAATTATTCAACAACTGATAGATTCAGAAAAACTCTATAAAAAAGCAAGCGGCATTAAAGGTAGCGCAAGTACAATTGCAATCTACCTTTTATTATTGTCCCTGCTCGCAATCATGTATAGTTTAACAGGTTGGGGCAATGTCAGCGTTTTTGCACTGGCACAAATCTCGCCAATGTATTTCATCACTCTAATCCTGCCAGTAATCTTGGTTCCTACCGCAGCTATTCTCTTTTTTATTGGTCGTCGTGAAGATCGCAAATTAATTAACCATGGTCAAAAAATCTTGGCAGTCAGTAGAGTCTTGCTGGACACTATCAAAGTTTGCCAAGTAAAAATCGGCAACGCAACCACTACTTGTTTTCTCGCTTACGATGAGAGCGAGGAAACAAGCAACTTCATCAAAGAATTATTCGCAACTATCGAAAACGACTCACAGCTTAATGAACAAATCAGAAAAGAATTGCTTATTAATCAGCTGACAACACTGCAGGAATTGCTTTGTGAATATAGCGGACGCGATCAACTGCATCTTTACACCAGTTTCAGTCGTAAAAAAGCAAACGCAACAATTATTGATACCCACGCGCAACAACCACAGGACAAATATATTCCAATGCAAATTCCGCAATACATTGCTTCAAAATAAAAAAACACCGCTTAGATAAGTGGTGTTTTATTTTTCATTATATGCGGTGCTCCACTTCGGGAGCAACACTTAAGAAGCGAATATTCATTCGCTCAGCAAGCTGGTAATCATTAATTGAGTCGCCAATAAGCAATGCTTCGCTCATGTCAATATCATACTTTGCCTGTGCTTGCTCAACTAAGCCGGTTCCCGGCTTATGGCAGTCACAAATATCATCACGATGATGCGGACAAACAAATGTATCCAAAATAGGAATTCCCATTGTCGCCAATTTTTGCAGTAACTCTTGATGTAATGTTTCAAATTGTTGCCGACTGATAATTGCCTCACCAATTAGATATTGATTACTAACAATAATGAGTTGGTAACCTTGCTCAATCAGCCGTTGCCAAATTTGCAAATGCTGCTCAATAATTTCCAGATGCTTGACGTTTGCCCAGTCCTGGTCCGGATAATCACGACAGATTGTCCCATCGCGATCCAAAAATGCCACCTTCATATACTGCCTCTTCTCTTTACACATCTAAGAATGCTGCCGGATATAAAACCATACCTTCAATATCAGCTAATGCATCCGGTACCAATTCACAAACCATAAAGGCTTCATCAGGTACATCAAATGGTGCTTTAATATTTTTAGTTGATGCCGGAACAAAACCAAAACGCGGATAGTAATTAGGATGTCCTAATACAACCACATGGCCAAATCCAAGCTCAGCACATTTTTTTAGACCCTCAGTAATAAGTTCAGCGCCAATTGCTTGGTTCTGAAATGCCGGAAGCACAGAAACAGGTGCTAGTGCAAGAGTTGTACGATCACCTTCTTTAGTATGTATTAAAATACGACTGAAGAGAATATGACCAACAATCTGGCCATTCAATTCAGCAACTAATGACAACTTAGCCTCAAAATATGGTGAGTCATAAATCGCCTGTACCAAATTAGCTTCATCTTCACGTTCAAACGCAGCCGCCACTACTTTCTTTATTTCATTAAGTTCGTCTTGATGGGCTTCACGAATAATGAGCATAGACCTACCTCTTTTCTATACATTCATTTCATATAATATAATAATACCGTTTTTTAGATGCTGGCGCAATTAAAAAAAGAAAAGCACAGCTTTTCTTTCTAGAACGTTTTCAATCATCTTACAATATTTTTAAATAAATAAT comes from Culicoidibacter larvae and encodes:
- a CDS encoding HAD-IIIA family hydrolase, giving the protein MKVAFLDRDGTICRDYPDQDWANVKHLEIIEQHLQIWQRLIEQGYQLIIVSNQYLIGEAIISRQQFETLHQELLQKLATMGIPILDTFVCPHHRDDICDCHKPGTGLVEQAQAKYDIDMSEALLIGDSINDYQLAERMNIRFLSVAPEVEHRI
- a CDS encoding iron chelate uptake ABC transporter family permease subunit is translated as MKLDKKIALLAVVAVLLCALYLVWGLNSGNWDYLLAKRMPKLIAILAVGSAIALASLLFQTITNNRVLTPSILGLDSVYLFFQTLLIFIFGSAQLTFLSDNINFLLSTLIMTGFSLLLYKFMFKQNNQNIYFLLLVGIVLGTFFRSAASFMQMLIDPNEYLHVQDKMFASFNNVNEYILIVAIAIMLLTLPFIADYIRSLDVMLLGKDQAVNLGVDYEKISRRILIIVSILTAVATALVGPILFLGLLVVNISFEFLKTYKHTYLLVAGSLLAVIALIGGQLIIERIFNFSVTLSVVINFVGGIYFVFLLLKERNT
- a CDS encoding ABC transporter permease, whose amino-acid sequence is MKKRYLIATLVVLSVISLAIGVRSVSLVDIFYGNNEVLDILWLSRIPRLASIIFAGFAMSISGLIMQQLARNKFVSPTTATTLDAAKLGILFALVLFPTSNSITKMLVVFVFSLISTMLFLGLLNHIKFKNAIFIPLLGLMLGGIIDSVTTFFAYQFNLIQGINTWLQGDFSMVIKGNYELLFITIPLVILAFLYAHRFTLAGMGEDFATNLGLKYNQIIVIGLVIVALLSSVVVITVGVIPFLGLIIPNIVSIYRGDNIRNSLWETALLGAIFLLACDILGRVIIFPYEISIGMMVGVIGTAVFLFLLVRRKPNEA
- a CDS encoding GNAT family N-acetyltransferase — protein: MLIIREAHQDELNEIKKVVAAAFEREDEANLVQAIYDSPYFEAKLSLVAELNGQIVGHILFSRILIHTKEGDRTTLALAPVSVLPAFQNQAIGAELITEGLKKCAELGFGHVVVLGHPNYYPRFGFVPASTKNIKAPFDVPDEAFMVCELVPDALADIEGMVLYPAAFLDV